A section of the Acanthopagrus latus isolate v.2019 chromosome 20, fAcaLat1.1, whole genome shotgun sequence genome encodes:
- the LOC119010333 gene encoding protein FAM171A2 isoform X2, translating to MNTHTRTHTDSAAAAASPPFSARHLELCTRGGEQLSDGPAFSFEGWRRCVCVCECVCGRISWIHGRRAATRHVAARMPADYICRLLLLGSVCAVWEALAKSLPDQGAVEVQIKVQVFDNSDLSPLAGAQVEVHGNQTVLASSRAGGDGVLRVSFLYRTGTWVIITASKQDYVTNSVPWHSSRIPLYASVSLYLLVQRPGTLILYDDVLQVLSGSPGARNQPLVQLQRKSLQLPSNSNYTALSAALTTARTQYEVGGFPFLLGQETNSSGAETGWTDLTALAVVSIQLFDKDGSAIQVSDPIHISVPLPSDTRNRMATSVPAWLYQPKTGLWVRNGTGYIKKDGPQFVWNVVVPQMGYWLAAFPSSSGLGLSHPGLRDITTYHTLFLLSILGSLALLVLILLCVLLYYCRRKCLKPRRQQGKPHSANLNGAKRDQGTSTSRLNLICGGHVESGTSNDKSDMSPSRDYQSSREDLTKHVPAHMLRHAKGKNASGPQRGESFPMKVTRATETNNLDNPLLHEDYNRSYSPMEGKESEYHRHHNANDNRGYSSDPPSPPRFQGYVPSQSDKPPEYSAAAADSLARPTSLNTQPGQIIFCSSIDQMKENMYRSMVPTLVIPAHYMRLPSEFSGKDGKDGKDQDKDGAQMGGGQQHHHHHLQKQGQQQQGGSQGDDSEDPSWASDSSGGPVTIPVLFNDSTMAQMNGELQALTEKKLLELGVKQHPRAWFISLDGRNNAHVRHSYIDVGNDLSGGGGGGGPFLSVSSSSARDINLEPPLESQERKSAINRKGKDDRWGTGGRKGHGVSGGGKSYSKLAYPDHSEPSSSEGRPVSPEENSLTPLLDEGPSSRGSTIPRRGRSRVNSSRSSNSENRRDSMTSPEDDPDDKDENKKSPWQKIEDRPLMVFHPRK from the exons atgaacacacacacacgaacacacacagactcggcagcagcagcagcatctcctcCATTCTCAGCCCGGCATCTCGAGCTCTGTACGCGCGGCGGTGAGCAGCTCTCTGACGGccctgctttttcttttgaggggtggaggaggtgtgtgtgtgtgtgtgagtgtgtgtgtggacggaTCTCATGGATACATGGCCGCCGAGCTGCGACTAGACATGTAGCCGCCAGGATGCCCGCCGACTACATCTGTCGTTTGCTCCTGCTCGGGTCGGTCTGCGCGGTTTGGGAGGCGCTGGCCAAATCTCTTCCAGATCAGGGAGCAGTGG AGGTGCAAATTAAAGTCCAGGTGTTCGACAACAGCGACCTGTCTCCGTTGGCCGGCGCTCAGGTGGAAGTCCACGGCAATCAGACCGTGTTGGCGTCGAGCCGGGCCGGTGGCGATGGCGTCCTGAGGGTCAGCTTCCTGTACCGCACGGGAACATGGGTCATCATCACGGCCTCCAAACAAGACTACGTCACCAACTCGGTGCCCTGGCACTCGAGTCGCATCCCCT tGTACGCGTCAGTGAGCCTGTACCTGCTGGTCCAGAGGCCAGGAACTCTCATCCTGTACGACGACGTCCTGCAGGTGCTGTCCGGATCTCCAG gAGCTCGTAATCAGCCGCTGGtgcagctccagaggaagtCCCTCCAGCTGCCGTCCAACTCCAACTACACGGCGCTGTCCGCCGCGCTGACCACAGCCAGGACTCAGTACGAGGTCGGAGGCTTCCCGTTCCTCCTGGGCCAAGAGACCAACAGCTCAG gtgCAGAAACCGGGTGGACCGACCTGACAGCTCTGGCCGTGGTCAGCATTCAGCTCTTCGACAAAGATGGCAGCGCGATCCAGGTCTCAGATCCGATCCACATCTCTGTGCCGCTGCCGTCCGACACCCGAAACAGGATGGCCACGAGCGTTCCCGCTTGGCTGTATCAGCCTAAGACGG GGCTGTGGGTGAGGAACGGGACGGGCTACATCAAGAAGGACGGGCCTCAGTTTGTGTGGAACGTGGTGGTTCCTCAGATGGGATACTGGCTGGCTGCCTTCCCTTCATCATCAG GACTGGGTCTGTCTCATCCCGGTTTGAGGGACATCACCACCTACCACACCCTGTTCCTGCTCTCCATCCTGGGCTCGCTGGCCCTGCTGGTGCTcatcctgctctgtgtgctgctctACTACTGCAG gcgGAAGTGTTTAAAGCCTCGTCGACAGCAAGGGAAACCCCACTCGGCCAATCTGAACGGAGCCAAGAGAGACCAGGGTACATCCACATCACGCCTGAATCTGATCTGTGGCGGCCATGTTGAGTCCGGCACCTCCAACGACAAATCTGACATGTCCCCGTCTCGAGACTACCAGAGCTCGAGAGAGGACTTAACCAAGCACGTTCCGGCTCACATGCTGCGGCACGCGAAGGGAAAAAATGCGTCAGGGCCTCAGCGAGGTGAAAGCTTCCCCATGAAGGTGACGCGAGCCACCGAGACCAACAACCTGGACAACCCGCTGCTGCACGAAGACTACAACCGGAGCTACAGCCCCATGGAGGGCAAGGAGTCTGAGTATCACCGACACCACAACGCCAACGACAATCGAGGATACTCCTCCGATCCCCCGTCGCCACCTCGCTTCCAAGGATACGTGCCAAGCCAGTCGGACAAACCGCCTGAATATTCGGCCGCAGCTGCAGACAGCCTCGCCAGACCCACGTCCCTCAACACCCAGCCGGGTCAGATCATCTTCTGCAGCTCCATCGACCAGATGAAGGAGAACATGTACCGCAGCATGGTGCCAACCCTCGTCATCCCGGCCCACTACATGCGCCTGCCCTCCGAGTTTTCTGGTAAAGACGGAAAGGACGGGAAGGATCAAGACAAAGACGGCGCACAGATGGGAGGAGGCCAGcagcatcaccaccaccaccttcagAAACaaggccagcagcagcagggcggATCCCAAGGTGACGACTCCGAGGACCCGAGCTGGGCGTCCGACTCCTCCGGCGGACCGGTGACCATCCCGGTGCTGTTTAACGACTCCACCATGGCTCAGATGAACGGCGAGCTGCAGGCGCTGACggaaaagaagctgctggagtTGGGGGTCAAACAGCACCCGAGGGCGTGGTTCATCTCTCTGGATGGACGCAATAACGCCCATGTGCGCCACTCTTACATAGATGTTGGGAATGATCTcagtggcggcggcggtggcggcggccCTTTCTTAAGTGTTTCCAGCAGCTCTGCCCGAGACATCAACCTGGAACCACCTCTGGAGTCTCAAGAACGCAAGTCAGCGATCAACAGGAAGGGGAAAGACGACCGCTGGGGGACGGGAGGACGGAAGGGCCATGGCGTTAGCGGCGGCGGGAAGAGTTACTCCAAGCTGGCCTACCCCGACCACAGCGAGCCGAGCAGCAGCGAGGGACGCCCGGTCTCGCCTGAGGAGAACTCCCTCACCCCTCTCCTCGACGAAGGTCCGTCCTCCCGAGGGTCCACCATCCCCAGGAGAGGACGCAGCCGGGTGaacagcagccgcagcagcaacAGCGAGAACCGGCGCGACTCCATGACGAGCCCCGAGGACGATCCCGACGACAAAGACGAGAACAAGAAGAGCCCCTGGCAGAAAATCGAAGACAGGCCTCTGATGGTCTTCCACCCCAGGAAGTGA
- the LOC119010333 gene encoding protein FAM171A2 isoform X1, which produces MNTHTRTHTDSAAAAASPPFSARHLELCTRGGEQLSDGPAFSFEGWRRCVCVCECVCGRISWIHGRRAATRHVAARMPADYICRLLLLGSVCAVWEALAKSLPDQGAVEVQIKVQVFDNSDLSPLAGAQVEVHGNQTVLASSRAGGDGVLRVSFLYRTGTWVIITASKQDYVTNSVPWHSSRIPLYASVSLYLLVQRPGTLILYDDVLQVLSGSPGARNQPLVQLQRKSLQLPSNSNYTALSAALTTARTQYEVGGFPFLLGQETNSSGAETGWTDLTALAVVSIQLFDKDGSAIQVSDPIHISVPLPSDTRNRMATSVPAWLYQPKTGLWVRNGTGYIKKDGPQFVWNVVVPQMGYWLAAFPSSSGLGLSHPGLRDITTYHTLFLLSILGSLALLVLILLCVLLYYCRCGERRRRRKCLKPRRQQGKPHSANLNGAKRDQGTSTSRLNLICGGHVESGTSNDKSDMSPSRDYQSSREDLTKHVPAHMLRHAKGKNASGPQRGESFPMKVTRATETNNLDNPLLHEDYNRSYSPMEGKESEYHRHHNANDNRGYSSDPPSPPRFQGYVPSQSDKPPEYSAAAADSLARPTSLNTQPGQIIFCSSIDQMKENMYRSMVPTLVIPAHYMRLPSEFSGKDGKDGKDQDKDGAQMGGGQQHHHHHLQKQGQQQQGGSQGDDSEDPSWASDSSGGPVTIPVLFNDSTMAQMNGELQALTEKKLLELGVKQHPRAWFISLDGRNNAHVRHSYIDVGNDLSGGGGGGGPFLSVSSSSARDINLEPPLESQERKSAINRKGKDDRWGTGGRKGHGVSGGGKSYSKLAYPDHSEPSSSEGRPVSPEENSLTPLLDEGPSSRGSTIPRRGRSRVNSSRSSNSENRRDSMTSPEDDPDDKDENKKSPWQKIEDRPLMVFHPRK; this is translated from the exons atgaacacacacacacgaacacacacagactcggcagcagcagcagcatctcctcCATTCTCAGCCCGGCATCTCGAGCTCTGTACGCGCGGCGGTGAGCAGCTCTCTGACGGccctgctttttcttttgaggggtggaggaggtgtgtgtgtgtgtgtgagtgtgtgtgtggacggaTCTCATGGATACATGGCCGCCGAGCTGCGACTAGACATGTAGCCGCCAGGATGCCCGCCGACTACATCTGTCGTTTGCTCCTGCTCGGGTCGGTCTGCGCGGTTTGGGAGGCGCTGGCCAAATCTCTTCCAGATCAGGGAGCAGTGG AGGTGCAAATTAAAGTCCAGGTGTTCGACAACAGCGACCTGTCTCCGTTGGCCGGCGCTCAGGTGGAAGTCCACGGCAATCAGACCGTGTTGGCGTCGAGCCGGGCCGGTGGCGATGGCGTCCTGAGGGTCAGCTTCCTGTACCGCACGGGAACATGGGTCATCATCACGGCCTCCAAACAAGACTACGTCACCAACTCGGTGCCCTGGCACTCGAGTCGCATCCCCT tGTACGCGTCAGTGAGCCTGTACCTGCTGGTCCAGAGGCCAGGAACTCTCATCCTGTACGACGACGTCCTGCAGGTGCTGTCCGGATCTCCAG gAGCTCGTAATCAGCCGCTGGtgcagctccagaggaagtCCCTCCAGCTGCCGTCCAACTCCAACTACACGGCGCTGTCCGCCGCGCTGACCACAGCCAGGACTCAGTACGAGGTCGGAGGCTTCCCGTTCCTCCTGGGCCAAGAGACCAACAGCTCAG gtgCAGAAACCGGGTGGACCGACCTGACAGCTCTGGCCGTGGTCAGCATTCAGCTCTTCGACAAAGATGGCAGCGCGATCCAGGTCTCAGATCCGATCCACATCTCTGTGCCGCTGCCGTCCGACACCCGAAACAGGATGGCCACGAGCGTTCCCGCTTGGCTGTATCAGCCTAAGACGG GGCTGTGGGTGAGGAACGGGACGGGCTACATCAAGAAGGACGGGCCTCAGTTTGTGTGGAACGTGGTGGTTCCTCAGATGGGATACTGGCTGGCTGCCTTCCCTTCATCATCAG GACTGGGTCTGTCTCATCCCGGTTTGAGGGACATCACCACCTACCACACCCTGTTCCTGCTCTCCATCCTGGGCTCGCTGGCCCTGCTGGTGCTcatcctgctctgtgtgctgctctACTACTGCAGGTGTGGGGAGCGTAGACGCAG gcgGAAGTGTTTAAAGCCTCGTCGACAGCAAGGGAAACCCCACTCGGCCAATCTGAACGGAGCCAAGAGAGACCAGGGTACATCCACATCACGCCTGAATCTGATCTGTGGCGGCCATGTTGAGTCCGGCACCTCCAACGACAAATCTGACATGTCCCCGTCTCGAGACTACCAGAGCTCGAGAGAGGACTTAACCAAGCACGTTCCGGCTCACATGCTGCGGCACGCGAAGGGAAAAAATGCGTCAGGGCCTCAGCGAGGTGAAAGCTTCCCCATGAAGGTGACGCGAGCCACCGAGACCAACAACCTGGACAACCCGCTGCTGCACGAAGACTACAACCGGAGCTACAGCCCCATGGAGGGCAAGGAGTCTGAGTATCACCGACACCACAACGCCAACGACAATCGAGGATACTCCTCCGATCCCCCGTCGCCACCTCGCTTCCAAGGATACGTGCCAAGCCAGTCGGACAAACCGCCTGAATATTCGGCCGCAGCTGCAGACAGCCTCGCCAGACCCACGTCCCTCAACACCCAGCCGGGTCAGATCATCTTCTGCAGCTCCATCGACCAGATGAAGGAGAACATGTACCGCAGCATGGTGCCAACCCTCGTCATCCCGGCCCACTACATGCGCCTGCCCTCCGAGTTTTCTGGTAAAGACGGAAAGGACGGGAAGGATCAAGACAAAGACGGCGCACAGATGGGAGGAGGCCAGcagcatcaccaccaccaccttcagAAACaaggccagcagcagcagggcggATCCCAAGGTGACGACTCCGAGGACCCGAGCTGGGCGTCCGACTCCTCCGGCGGACCGGTGACCATCCCGGTGCTGTTTAACGACTCCACCATGGCTCAGATGAACGGCGAGCTGCAGGCGCTGACggaaaagaagctgctggagtTGGGGGTCAAACAGCACCCGAGGGCGTGGTTCATCTCTCTGGATGGACGCAATAACGCCCATGTGCGCCACTCTTACATAGATGTTGGGAATGATCTcagtggcggcggcggtggcggcggccCTTTCTTAAGTGTTTCCAGCAGCTCTGCCCGAGACATCAACCTGGAACCACCTCTGGAGTCTCAAGAACGCAAGTCAGCGATCAACAGGAAGGGGAAAGACGACCGCTGGGGGACGGGAGGACGGAAGGGCCATGGCGTTAGCGGCGGCGGGAAGAGTTACTCCAAGCTGGCCTACCCCGACCACAGCGAGCCGAGCAGCAGCGAGGGACGCCCGGTCTCGCCTGAGGAGAACTCCCTCACCCCTCTCCTCGACGAAGGTCCGTCCTCCCGAGGGTCCACCATCCCCAGGAGAGGACGCAGCCGGGTGaacagcagccgcagcagcaacAGCGAGAACCGGCGCGACTCCATGACGAGCCCCGAGGACGATCCCGACGACAAAGACGAGAACAAGAAGAGCCCCTGGCAGAAAATCGAAGACAGGCCTCTGATGGTCTTCCACCCCAGGAAGTGA